The following proteins come from a genomic window of Enterobacter chengduensis:
- a CDS encoding glycosyltransferase family 4 protein, with the protein MKPHRLAIVRQKYRPDGGAERFVSRALTALSNQNLELNVITREWQGEKQDDWHIHICNPQKWGRISRERGFAQAASALWQQQQFDIVQSHERIPGCDIYRAGDGVHRRWLLQRARILPAWRAKMLMVDRYHRYVMHAEREMYQAPELKAVICNAEMIKREIVEDFDIDANKIHVIYNSIDSSRFVPAQEAQRAALRQQFGLPADAVVFCFVGSGFERKGLASAIRAIAGTAAWLIVVGQDKAESRYRDLARSLGCEGQIHFLGMQKETLPFYQLSDGLLLPTLYDPFPNVILEAMACGLPVITSESCGGAEFIQQGQNGFYCDALDINTLKEAISATPSLEKNNDMGRAARERVKDATPEKLSSQLISLYQKLLD; encoded by the coding sequence ATGAAACCCCATCGCCTGGCGATAGTTCGCCAAAAGTATCGCCCTGATGGCGGAGCGGAACGCTTCGTTTCGCGCGCCCTCACGGCCCTGAGCAATCAGAACCTTGAACTCAACGTCATCACGCGTGAGTGGCAGGGAGAGAAGCAAGACGACTGGCATATTCACATTTGCAATCCGCAAAAATGGGGTCGCATCAGTCGTGAACGCGGATTTGCACAGGCCGCGAGCGCGCTGTGGCAGCAGCAGCAGTTTGATATTGTGCAAAGCCATGAGCGTATCCCGGGTTGCGACATCTATCGCGCAGGCGATGGCGTCCACCGCCGCTGGCTACTGCAGCGCGCGCGCATTCTACCCGCGTGGCGTGCAAAGATGCTGATGGTTGATCGCTATCACCGCTACGTGATGCATGCCGAACGAGAAATGTACCAGGCGCCTGAGCTAAAAGCTGTCATCTGTAACGCGGAGATGATCAAGCGCGAAATCGTCGAAGACTTTGATATTGACGCAAATAAAATACATGTAATTTATAATTCAATTGATTCCAGCCGCTTCGTTCCGGCTCAGGAAGCACAGCGTGCCGCGCTGCGTCAGCAGTTCGGCTTGCCAGCCGATGCCGTGGTGTTCTGTTTTGTCGGTTCAGGGTTTGAACGAAAAGGCCTGGCGAGCGCCATACGCGCTATCGCTGGAACAGCGGCGTGGCTGATTGTGGTTGGCCAGGATAAAGCAGAAAGCCGTTATCGCGACCTTGCCCGTTCACTTGGCTGCGAAGGGCAAATCCATTTCCTGGGGATGCAAAAAGAAACGCTACCTTTTTATCAGCTGTCCGATGGTTTACTGTTGCCAACGCTGTATGATCCCTTCCCTAACGTCATTCTTGAAGCGATGGCCTGCGGCTTGCCCGTCATTACTTCAGAGAGTTGCGGTGGAGCAGAATTTATTCAGCAGGGCCAGAACGGATTTTATTGTGACGCACTTGATATCAACACATTGAAGGAAGCGATATCCGCCACTCCTTCTCTGGAAAAAAATAACGATATGGGACGCGCGGCACGGGAACGTGTGAAAGACGCCACCCCTGAAAAACTGTCAAGTCAGCTTATTTCGCTTTATCAAAAATTACTGGATTAA
- a CDS encoding polysaccharide deacetylase family protein, with the protein MKKPAFIITIDTEGDNLWQNHRVIKTENARYLARFQTLCERFGFKPVWLTNYEMAVEPVFIEFARDVIARGQGEVGMHLHAWNSPPEHDLTGDDWRWQPYLIEFSDEVMREKVLFMTRLLEETFQTKMLSHRAGRWAFDSRYARLLIELGYQVDCSVTPRVNWRNAKGAPQGNGGTNYQHFPDHAYFIDINDISRAGNSPLLEVPMSIQYKHPAWLNTVKQGYDRLRGKYRSPSVNWLRPSGGNAEQMIQVAQQCLSQGNDYVEFMLHSSEFMPGGSPTFKDEAAIEGLYQDLEALFSWLSDKTVGMTLAEFYQYKKK; encoded by the coding sequence ATGAAAAAACCAGCGTTTATCATCACGATTGATACTGAGGGCGATAATCTCTGGCAAAATCACCGCGTTATTAAAACGGAAAACGCGCGCTATCTTGCGCGGTTCCAGACGCTTTGTGAACGTTTCGGCTTTAAACCCGTGTGGCTGACCAATTACGAGATGGCGGTTGAGCCCGTTTTTATCGAATTCGCCAGAGACGTGATTGCCCGCGGCCAGGGCGAGGTGGGGATGCATCTCCACGCATGGAATAGCCCACCGGAACACGATCTTACGGGAGACGACTGGCGCTGGCAGCCTTATTTGATTGAATTTTCGGATGAGGTGATGCGCGAAAAAGTGCTGTTCATGACTCGCCTGCTGGAAGAGACCTTCCAGACCAAAATGCTAAGCCACCGTGCCGGTCGTTGGGCATTTGATAGCCGCTACGCCAGGTTACTGATTGAGCTGGGCTATCAGGTTGATTGTTCCGTTACGCCGCGCGTGAACTGGCGCAACGCGAAGGGTGCACCACAAGGCAATGGTGGAACGAATTATCAGCATTTTCCGGACCACGCTTACTTTATTGATATTAATGATATCTCTCGGGCTGGCAATAGCCCATTACTGGAAGTGCCGATGAGCATTCAGTATAAACACCCGGCCTGGCTCAACACGGTTAAGCAGGGTTACGATCGTCTGCGCGGTAAATACCGCTCACCCTCCGTCAACTGGCTGAGGCCGTCCGGTGGCAATGCGGAGCAAATGATTCAGGTCGCACAGCAATGCCTTTCTCAGGGAAATGATTACGTTGAGTTTATGCTCCATTCGTCGGAATTTATGCCCGGCGGCAGTCCTACGTTTAAGGACGAGGCGGCGATCGAGGGGTTATACCAGGATCTGGAAGCGCTGTTTAGCTGGTTATCCGACAAGACGGTGGGGATGACGCTGGCGGAGTTTTATCAATACAAGAAAAAATAA
- a CDS encoding O-antigen ligase family protein yields MEKVKLRLYQLTLLLSLISLALALLSSGKQREFFYIAIYASIIGLACEYKKITVRPFTIALPILLIGLLNLGWYLVYEYHSEGLNVYNGYLGASKKLILASVLIFYLDRFKSYIDKTSFHKYFLYASGAGFVLATGYGLWQASQGMGRIEMAINRATVSAYVYSVLSLAFVYSLYLQKSVKLYVVAGFTILISYFIILLTGTRAAMGLYLLLAIVLTLYHFRRIHLKSTLIFLCIVAGIVIVSYKPLIAPKLAQTQTELDSYQKGYDTTSLGARFSMWEVGIQNGLAHPLGQSSEGRETWTQQYVKNGHPHLTAALEYLKIHLHNEFIEKYSLQGIPGLVVLFFFYISMIAYALKNRNGLLLTTMLLLLLYGLTDVILLSSEALIFFVTVFALSTLFSQTRQHQ; encoded by the coding sequence ATGGAAAAAGTAAAACTGCGGCTTTATCAGCTTACGCTGCTTTTGAGCCTTATTTCGCTTGCGCTGGCGTTACTGAGCTCAGGTAAACAGCGAGAGTTTTTCTATATTGCGATTTATGCCAGCATCATCGGCTTAGCATGCGAATATAAAAAAATCACAGTGCGTCCATTTACCATTGCATTACCGATTTTATTAATTGGGTTGCTTAATCTTGGCTGGTATCTGGTGTATGAATATCATAGCGAAGGACTGAACGTTTATAACGGTTATCTCGGTGCAAGTAAAAAATTGATTCTCGCGAGTGTTCTCATTTTCTATCTTGACCGGTTTAAGTCTTATATTGATAAAACATCCTTCCACAAATATTTCTTGTATGCCTCTGGTGCAGGATTTGTCCTTGCCACTGGCTATGGTTTATGGCAAGCATCACAGGGCATGGGACGTATTGAGATGGCCATAAACCGTGCGACCGTGTCGGCCTATGTATACTCTGTATTGTCACTGGCGTTTGTATACAGCCTTTATCTACAGAAGAGTGTAAAATTGTATGTTGTCGCCGGCTTCACCATATTAATATCTTATTTTATCATTCTTTTAACGGGTACACGTGCCGCAATGGGATTATATTTACTCCTGGCAATTGTACTCACGCTCTACCACTTCAGAAGAATCCATCTTAAATCCACGCTGATTTTCTTATGCATTGTGGCGGGTATCGTTATTGTTAGCTACAAGCCGCTGATTGCTCCTAAGCTAGCGCAAACGCAAACTGAATTAGATAGCTATCAAAAAGGGTACGATACAACTTCACTTGGGGCACGTTTTTCCATGTGGGAGGTTGGCATTCAGAATGGGCTTGCGCATCCATTAGGGCAGTCGAGTGAAGGCCGTGAAACATGGACACAGCAATATGTGAAAAATGGACATCCACATCTCACTGCAGCACTCGAATATTTAAAAATCCATCTACACAACGAGTTTATTGAAAAATACTCTCTGCAGGGGATCCCCGGGCTGGTAGTACTCTTCTTTTTCTATATATCGATGATCGCTTATGCGCTTAAAAACAGAAACGGCCTGCTGCTGACGACCATGCTTCTTTTATTGCTCTATGGTCTGACGGACGTCATTTTGTTGAGCTCAGAGGCGCTTATCTTCTTTGTCACCGTGTTTGCGCTAAGTACACTCTTTTCACAAACCCGACAACACCAGTAA
- the rfaQ gene encoding putative lipopolysaccharide heptosyltransferase III, with translation MMMNNLPDTPDLRILLIKLRHHGDMLLTTPVINSLRQKWPQAQIDVLLYEETRDMLAAHPAIGTLYGIDRKWKQLGTLKHLQKEWQLLRALRKQHYHLVINLADQWRSAIVTRFTGAPVRLGFAFNKRNNAFWRICHSELVPVANHPSLHTVEQNLSILSPLPVPAQPAVTMAYTEEDWQRAHQKLVQNGVGERYIVIQPTSRWFFKCWDEDKMAQTITALQQDGHTVVLTAGPDKKELAMIERILAAAPKTGVVSLAGQLTLRQLAALIDRASLFIGVDSVPMHMAAALQTPCVALFGPSKLTFWSPWQVNGQVIWAGDYGPLPDPDAIDTKTKERYLDAIPVDAVVSAARRYLS, from the coding sequence ATGATGATGAATAACTTACCTGATACGCCCGATTTGCGCATTTTACTTATCAAACTCCGCCATCATGGCGACATGTTGCTGACCACTCCCGTCATTAATTCGTTACGTCAAAAATGGCCGCAGGCGCAGATTGATGTTCTGCTGTATGAAGAAACGCGCGATATGCTCGCCGCGCATCCGGCGATCGGTACCCTTTATGGCATCGATCGAAAATGGAAGCAGCTGGGCACGCTGAAGCATCTTCAAAAAGAGTGGCAGCTGCTGCGGGCGTTAAGAAAGCAGCATTATCATCTGGTGATTAACCTTGCGGATCAGTGGCGTAGCGCGATTGTCACCCGCTTCACCGGCGCGCCGGTTCGCCTCGGATTTGCCTTTAACAAACGCAACAATGCATTCTGGCGTATTTGTCACAGTGAATTAGTCCCCGTTGCGAATCACCCATCCCTGCACACCGTTGAGCAAAACCTCTCCATTCTGTCTCCATTACCGGTCCCGGCGCAGCCCGCCGTCACCATGGCCTACACTGAAGAAGACTGGCAGCGCGCGCATCAAAAACTGGTCCAAAACGGAGTGGGTGAACGCTACATCGTGATTCAGCCGACATCCCGCTGGTTCTTCAAATGCTGGGATGAAGACAAAATGGCGCAGACTATTACTGCGCTGCAGCAGGATGGTCATACGGTAGTTCTCACCGCGGGGCCGGATAAAAAGGAGCTGGCAATGATCGAACGCATTCTCGCTGCCGCGCCGAAGACCGGCGTCGTCTCGCTGGCGGGTCAATTAACGCTACGCCAGCTGGCCGCGCTTATCGATCGCGCCTCTCTGTTTATTGGCGTGGACTCCGTGCCGATGCATATGGCCGCCGCGCTGCAGACGCCCTGCGTGGCGCTGTTTGGTCCTTCCAAACTGACGTTTTGGTCTCCATGGCAGGTCAACGGCCAGGTCATCTGGGCTGGCGACTACGGCCCGCTGCCCGATCCGGACGCCATTGATACTAAAACGAAAGAACGCTATCTCGACGCCATTCCCGTTGATGCTGTCGTCTCCGCCGCGAGGAGATATCTGTCATGA